Proteins encoded within one genomic window of candidate division WOR-3 bacterium:
- a CDS encoding WD40 repeat domain-containing serine/threonine-protein kinase: protein MEKCPRCGKDNLDNAVFCAFCGYKFEDITCKVCGEHNPPQELFCVKCGSPLSETPVIIENRYKLIRKIGVGGFGKTYLAEDLQLFGKKVVIKEFSMNVSKFEEFAKYTQKEGMVLAKLNHPQIPKIHGFLEDRKNAKIYLIQDFVEGKNLRQILAERKKLEEDEAIIVLKDVLDILHYLHSFNPPLVHRDIKPENIIVDPNGKAFLVDYGAVIEYQSDQKDREIIYTKGYAAPQQKQGYSSPSTDLYSLGIVAIEILTGLNPEKFKDEETGIVDYSVIKDLSVELRDFLMRMTKPSPADRFKNAAEAKSALDIIEKIRTLRDIKINQYRGKIGDKERKEIIDMAHKLGIPSDLINKVIDEEKHKTTVKASTSTSSVATSPFVTRLSMAPQTGAVTTIKMLGKVQAHQGAAIKVIFSPKGDSMITAGLDGVVKVFGTSDWERKISLKATSEDDAVTDIKVSPNSQYFVVSTKNGLVKFYETSAWTRLSVVKLQNDEISEIAFSPDSRFLYAGGYENIISIFDLIKVEKIGAMAGHNTWISCLDHSPKAPILVSGSWDGTVIIWDTSTFKQKQAVKEHLGQVRKIKFANSGKFFITVGNDGRLTLWDSNTLNAIKRHQISEDSRNIVDIAITPDENHVLIALETRLFVMGLELMDKKTEIDLQTRRCTSISIFPQKNYFATSDAEGMIKLWKLAGLT from the coding sequence ATGGAAAAGTGCCCAAGATGCGGTAAAGATAATTTAGACAATGCGGTTTTCTGTGCCTTTTGTGGTTACAAGTTTGAAGATATAACTTGTAAAGTCTGTGGAGAACATAATCCTCCTCAAGAGCTATTTTGTGTAAAATGTGGTAGTCCCCTCTCTGAAACTCCTGTTATTATTGAAAATAGATACAAGCTGATAAGGAAAATTGGTGTCGGTGGATTTGGAAAAACTTACCTCGCAGAAGACCTTCAACTTTTCGGGAAAAAGGTTGTGATAAAAGAATTCAGCATGAACGTTAGTAAATTTGAAGAATTCGCAAAGTATACCCAAAAAGAAGGAATGGTCCTTGCCAAATTGAATCACCCCCAGATTCCCAAAATTCACGGATTTCTGGAAGATAGAAAAAATGCAAAAATTTACCTCATCCAGGATTTTGTTGAAGGAAAAAATTTAAGGCAAATTCTCGCAGAGCGCAAAAAACTCGAAGAAGACGAAGCTATAATTGTTTTAAAAGATGTCCTGGATATTCTTCATTATCTCCACTCTTTCAACCCGCCATTGGTCCATCGCGATATAAAACCAGAAAACATAATTGTTGACCCAAATGGAAAGGCATTTCTTGTGGACTATGGAGCTGTTATCGAATATCAGAGTGATCAAAAAGACAGAGAAATAATCTATACAAAGGGCTATGCAGCCCCTCAACAAAAACAAGGATATTCAAGCCCCTCCACGGACCTATACTCCTTGGGTATTGTTGCCATTGAAATCCTCACAGGATTAAATCCCGAAAAATTTAAGGATGAAGAAACCGGGATAGTAGATTACTCAGTAATTAAAGATTTAAGCGTAGAACTCAGAGATTTCCTGATGCGAATGACTAAACCATCTCCTGCTGATAGATTCAAGAACGCAGCAGAAGCTAAGAGCGCCCTTGATATAATAGAAAAAATAAGGACCTTGAGGGACATAAAGATCAATCAGTATAGAGGGAAAATAGGAGATAAAGAGCGTAAAGAAATCATTGATATGGCCCACAAATTGGGAATTCCATCTGACCTAATCAACAAAGTAATTGACGAAGAAAAACACAAAACAACCGTCAAAGCTTCTACTTCAACCAGCTCAGTAGCAACTTCCCCCTTTGTTACCAGGCTCTCAATGGCTCCACAAACTGGGGCTGTTACTACCATCAAAATGCTTGGCAAGGTTCAGGCTCATCAGGGTGCCGCAATAAAAGTAATTTTTTCTCCAAAAGGCGATAGCATGATAACAGCGGGCCTCGATGGAGTTGTAAAGGTCTTTGGTACCTCAGATTGGGAGAGGAAGATCTCGTTAAAGGCCACTTCAGAAGATGATGCTGTTACGGATATAAAAGTATCACCAAATTCCCAATATTTTGTAGTATCAACCAAGAACGGACTTGTAAAGTTTTATGAAACTTCAGCCTGGACCCGTTTAAGCGTTGTTAAATTACAGAATGACGAAATTTCGGAAATTGCCTTTTCTCCAGATTCCAGGTTTCTTTATGCTGGCGGCTATGAAAATATAATATCCATTTTCGACCTTATAAAGGTTGAAAAAATAGGAGCAATGGCAGGTCACAATACCTGGATAAGCTGTCTTGACCACTCACCCAAAGCGCCCATACTTGTCTCGGGTTCGTGGGATGGCACAGTTATTATATGGGATACTTCAACCTTTAAACAGAAACAGGCAGTAAAAGAGCACCTTGGACAGGTTAGAAAGATAAAATTTGCCAATTCTGGAAAATTTTTCATAACCGTTGGAAACGATGGAAGGCTTACGCTTTGGGATTCAAACACTTTGAATGCTATCAAAAGGCATCAGATATCAGAAGATTCCAGAAATATTGTGGATATAGCAATAACTCCTGACGAAAACCACGTTCTTATAGCTTTAGAAACAAGGCTCTTTGTAATGGGCCTCGAACTTATGGATAAGAAAACAGAAATCGACCTTCAGACGAGGAGATGCACCAGTATTAGCATATTCCCTCAAAAGAATTATTTTGCAACCAGTGACGCTGAAGGAATGATCAAACTCTGGAAATTGGCGGGGCTAACTTAA
- the gmk gene encoding guanylate kinase yields the protein MNHKPFVVVISAPSGTGKTTVLSEVRKLEPDLFYSVSVTTRPPRPNERDGVDYKFVSKEEFERMIEKGELLEWAKVFGGEYYGTPKAPVMEALKAGKDVIMDLDIQGRNTLEGIFGKDLVSIFLLPPSFEELKRRLSLRKTESEEELIERLERAKLELKWAERYEYWVISSSIAEAAMNIIHIIHAERMKRERVIFKIDLS from the coding sequence ATGAACCACAAGCCTTTTGTAGTTGTAATTTCAGCCCCTTCTGGAACGGGAAAGACCACAGTCTTAAGTGAAGTTAGAAAGTTAGAACCTGATCTCTTTTATTCCGTATCAGTTACTACAAGGCCTCCACGTCCCAACGAGAGAGACGGCGTTGATTATAAGTTCGTTTCAAAGGAAGAATTTGAACGGATGATAGAAAAGGGAGAACTTTTGGAATGGGCCAAGGTCTTTGGAGGAGAATATTATGGAACTCCAAAAGCCCCAGTAATGGAGGCTTTGAAGGCAGGAAAGGATGTTATAATGGATCTAGACATCCAGGGTAGAAACACGTTGGAGGGGATTTTTGGCAAAGACCTGGTTTCAATCTTTTTGCTGCCACCTTCTTTTGAGGAGCTCAAAAGAAGGCTAAGTTTAAGAAAAACAGAGAGTGAAGAGGAACTTATTGAAAGGCTTGAAAGGGCCAAATTAGAGCTCAAGTGGGCGGAGCGTTACGAATACTGGGTCATAAGTAGTTCTATTGCTGAAGCCGCTATGAATATCATCCACATCATCCATGCAGAACGAATGAAGAGAGAAAGGGTAATATTCAAGATTGACTTAAGTTAG